A single window of Periophthalmus magnuspinnatus isolate fPerMag1 chromosome 9, fPerMag1.2.pri, whole genome shotgun sequence DNA harbors:
- the LOC117376132 gene encoding neuropeptide FF receptor 1-like — translation MGNEEAMEFDGSASSAALANSSMDSVINITNITFFPYYQHTMYVAATYILAYFFIFMLCMVGNLLVCLIVLENRRMRTVTNLFILNLAISDLLVGIFCVPTTLVDNLITGARAT, via the exons ATGGTTCAGCCTCCTCTGCAGCACTGGCCAACTCCAGCATGGATTCTGTCATCAACATCACCAATATTACCTTCTTTCCCTATTACCAGCACACCATGTACGTGGCAGCCACCTACATCCTGGCCTATTTCTTCATCTTTATGCTGTGCATGGTGGGAAACCTCCTGGTGTGTCTAATTGTGCTGGAGAACCGCAGGATGAGGACAGTAACCAACCTGTTTATTTTGAACCTGGCCATCTCAGACCTGCTGGTGGGCATCTTCTGTGTGCCCACTACTCTGGTGGACAACCTCATCACAG GTGCTCGAGCTACCTGA